A DNA window from Falco peregrinus isolate bFalPer1 chromosome 8, bFalPer1.pri, whole genome shotgun sequence contains the following coding sequences:
- the FAIM gene encoding fas apoptotic inhibitory molecule 1 isoform X1 — protein MAGAPAPAPPAKGAAPRAPAARRQPPALGRGEGSGPRTRELSRSRSRYSHLEKMTDLVAVWEVALSDGVHKIEFEHGTTSGKRVVYVDGKEEIRKEWMFKLVGKETFTVGASKTKATINIDAVSGFAYEYTLEINGKSLKKHMENRLKTTNTWVLTLGGTDYRVVLEKDTMDVWCNGQKLETAGEFVEDGTETHFSVGDHSCRIKAVSSGKRKEGIIHTLIVNDREIPEAVE, from the exons ATGGCGGGGGCGCCCGCTCCCGCACCGCCGGCCAAGGGggccgcgccccgcgcccccgccgcccgcaggCAGCCGCCGGCACTCGGGAGAGGAGAGGGGTCGGGTCCCAGGACTCGGGAGCTCAGCAGGTCCCG GTCTCGGTACAGCCACTTAGAGAAGATGACAGATTTGGTGGCTGTTTGGGAAGTAGCTTTAAGTGATGGTGTTCATAAGATTGAATTTGAACATGGGACCACTTCAGGAAAACGTGTTGTCTATGTTGATGGAAAG gaagaaataagaaaagaatgGATGTTTAAATTAGTGGGTAAAGAAACATTCACTGTTGGAGCATCCAAAACAAAAGCTACTATTAATATTGATGCAGTCAGTGGCTTTGCATATGAATATACTTTGGAGATCAATGGAAAGAGCCTCAAGAAGCATATGGAGAACAGGTTGAAAACCACCAATACTTGGGTACTGACCTTGGGTGGTACAGACTATAGAGTTGTTCTAG aaaaaGACACTATGGATGTGTGGTGCAACGGTCAAAAACTGGAAACAGCG GGTGAATTTGTAGAAGATGGGACTGAAACTCACTTCAGTGTTGGTGATCACAGCTGTCGCATTAAGGCTGTTAGTAGTGGCAAACGAAAGGAAGGAATTATTCATACCCTTATTGTGAATGACAGAGAAATCCCAGAGGCTGTGGAGTAG
- the FAIM gene encoding fas apoptotic inhibitory molecule 1 isoform X2, translating into MASREEITVYEDEVRSRYSHLEKMTDLVAVWEVALSDGVHKIEFEHGTTSGKRVVYVDGKEEIRKEWMFKLVGKETFTVGASKTKATINIDAVSGFAYEYTLEINGKSLKKHMENRLKTTNTWVLTLGGTDYRVVLEKDTMDVWCNGQKLETAGEFVEDGTETHFSVGDHSCRIKAVSSGKRKEGIIHTLIVNDREIPEAVE; encoded by the exons ATGGCATCCCGTGAGGAGATTACTGTCTATGAAGATGAAGTAAG GTCTCGGTACAGCCACTTAGAGAAGATGACAGATTTGGTGGCTGTTTGGGAAGTAGCTTTAAGTGATGGTGTTCATAAGATTGAATTTGAACATGGGACCACTTCAGGAAAACGTGTTGTCTATGTTGATGGAAAG gaagaaataagaaaagaatgGATGTTTAAATTAGTGGGTAAAGAAACATTCACTGTTGGAGCATCCAAAACAAAAGCTACTATTAATATTGATGCAGTCAGTGGCTTTGCATATGAATATACTTTGGAGATCAATGGAAAGAGCCTCAAGAAGCATATGGAGAACAGGTTGAAAACCACCAATACTTGGGTACTGACCTTGGGTGGTACAGACTATAGAGTTGTTCTAG aaaaaGACACTATGGATGTGTGGTGCAACGGTCAAAAACTGGAAACAGCG GGTGAATTTGTAGAAGATGGGACTGAAACTCACTTCAGTGTTGGTGATCACAGCTGTCGCATTAAGGCTGTTAGTAGTGGCAAACGAAAGGAAGGAATTATTCATACCCTTATTGTGAATGACAGAGAAATCCCAGAGGCTGTGGAGTAG
- the FAIM gene encoding fas apoptotic inhibitory molecule 1 isoform X4 yields MTDLVAVWEVALSDGVHKIEFEHGTTSGKRVVYVDGKEEIRKEWMFKLVGKETFTVGASKTKATINIDAVSGFAYEYTLEINGKSLKKHMENRLKTTNTWVLTLGGTDYRVVLEKDTMDVWCNGQKLETAGEFVEDGTETHFSVGDHSCRIKAVSSGKRKEGIIHTLIVNDREIPEAVE; encoded by the exons ATGACAGATTTGGTGGCTGTTTGGGAAGTAGCTTTAAGTGATGGTGTTCATAAGATTGAATTTGAACATGGGACCACTTCAGGAAAACGTGTTGTCTATGTTGATGGAAAG gaagaaataagaaaagaatgGATGTTTAAATTAGTGGGTAAAGAAACATTCACTGTTGGAGCATCCAAAACAAAAGCTACTATTAATATTGATGCAGTCAGTGGCTTTGCATATGAATATACTTTGGAGATCAATGGAAAGAGCCTCAAGAAGCATATGGAGAACAGGTTGAAAACCACCAATACTTGGGTACTGACCTTGGGTGGTACAGACTATAGAGTTGTTCTAG aaaaaGACACTATGGATGTGTGGTGCAACGGTCAAAAACTGGAAACAGCG GGTGAATTTGTAGAAGATGGGACTGAAACTCACTTCAGTGTTGGTGATCACAGCTGTCGCATTAAGGCTGTTAGTAGTGGCAAACGAAAGGAAGGAATTATTCATACCCTTATTGTGAATGACAGAGAAATCCCAGAGGCTGTGGAGTAG
- the FAIM gene encoding fas apoptotic inhibitory molecule 1 isoform X3 — translation MAGAPAPAPPAKGAAPRAPAARRQPPALGRGEGSGPRTRELSRSRSRYSHLEKMTDLVAVWEVALSDGVHKIEFEHGTTSGKRVVYVDGKEEIRKEWMFKLVGKETFTVGASKTKATINIDAVSGFAYEYTLEINGKSLKKHMENRLKTTNTWVLTLGGTDYRVVLEKDTMDVWCNGQKLETARWSLTLCR, via the exons ATGGCGGGGGCGCCCGCTCCCGCACCGCCGGCCAAGGGggccgcgccccgcgcccccgccgcccgcaggCAGCCGCCGGCACTCGGGAGAGGAGAGGGGTCGGGTCCCAGGACTCGGGAGCTCAGCAGGTCCCG GTCTCGGTACAGCCACTTAGAGAAGATGACAGATTTGGTGGCTGTTTGGGAAGTAGCTTTAAGTGATGGTGTTCATAAGATTGAATTTGAACATGGGACCACTTCAGGAAAACGTGTTGTCTATGTTGATGGAAAG gaagaaataagaaaagaatgGATGTTTAAATTAGTGGGTAAAGAAACATTCACTGTTGGAGCATCCAAAACAAAAGCTACTATTAATATTGATGCAGTCAGTGGCTTTGCATATGAATATACTTTGGAGATCAATGGAAAGAGCCTCAAGAAGCATATGGAGAACAGGTTGAAAACCACCAATACTTGGGTACTGACCTTGGGTGGTACAGACTATAGAGTTGTTCTAG aaaaaGACACTATGGATGTGTGGTGCAACGGTCAAAAACTGGAAACAGCG AGATGGTCCCTAACACTTTGCC GGTGA
- the CEP70 gene encoding centrosomal protein of 70 kDa isoform X1 gives MAEEKAEWESLNKLLMHQGLEPVSLAAPQSCRSTSDAIVLDSQASRGIRLALKTLVEDTDRQQKMMQELLEANRCLRDEIRQERGRASRQEQRANDLENVVKNIKSNICQLEDETIAKVCQQQNQLKELQKDSQAKYQQQQEKLQEQEEVIAHLQKELRKVGMEEQRRVTTQNKMFCRFCKRAPTSLLDQQFLCLIDYYESQISQMKKELRQYKKDEDQVQREGKSKEEFLNLDATPNYRALLTSFQKQLIETKARNEQLLLENINLKKDLEIRPTAQELKLYKHQVKKLEKTLKKTIQSSGSSTRERTEEKKESESTTEVDQLQAVCQQYLEVLSHIDSILRSPRAPPLIYRRSKGPVQNSIRESRFEHLPLTIEMWADQLMALKDLHRSLRKLSLELVPWHTAGPQDNREFIRVEDLQFTVDAILEEIENKEKNSQALPLSTVFAIVSHFQKLFDVNSLSGVYPRMNEVYTKLGEMTNAMKNLHELLELDSSAPPTVVVNTVGKLCAVINENMTEQVQQLLGTQDIHRDQ, from the exons ATGGCTGAG GAGAAGGCTGAATGGGAAAGCTTAAACAAGCTACTGATGCATCAGGGCTTGGAACCGGTGAGCCTTGCTGCcccccagagctgcagaagcaCCTCAG ATGCGATAGTTTTAGACAGTCAAGCTTCTCGAGGAATAAGGCTTGCATTAAAAACGCTGGTGGAAGACACCGACCGACAGCAGAAGATGATGCAGGAGCTTCTGGAGGCTAATCGTTGTCTTAG agATGAGATACGACAGGAACGAGGTCGGGCATCTCGACAAGAACAACGGGCTAATGATTTGGAAAATGTGGTAAAAAACATTAAGTCCAATATTTGTCAGCTGGAAGATGAGACGATAGCTAAAGTTTGCCAGCAACAGAATCAACTCAAAGAACTTCAGAAAGATTCACAG GCCAAATATcaacagcaacaggaaaagctgcaagaaCAGGAAGAGGTTATTGCCCATTTGCAGAAGGAACTGCGCAAAGTTGGGATGGAAGAGCAACGTCGTGTTACCACTCAAAACAAGATGTTTTGTCGGTTTTGCAAAAGAGCCCCCACGTCTCTTCTAGATCAGCA gttccTTTGTCTGATTGATTATTATGAATCTCAAATTAGTCAAATGAAAAAGGAGCTCAG gCAATATAAAAAAGATGAAGACCAGGtacagagagaaggaaaaagcaaggaagaattCCTAAATCTAGATGCTACTCCTAATTATAGAGCGCTGCTTACG TCTTTTCAGAAACAACTTATTGAAACAAAAGCCAGGAATGAACAGCTTTTGCTTGAAAATATAAATCTTAAGAAGGATTTGGAAATAAG aCCAACTGCACAGGAATTAAAACTTTACAAGCACCAAGTGAAGAAACTGGAGaaaactttgaagaaaactATCCA ATCTTCGGGAAGTAGTACCAGAGAAAGAACcgaagaaaagaaagaatctgaGAGTACCACAGAAGTAGATCAGCTGCAGGCAGTTTGCCAGCAATACTTAGAG GTTTTGTCCCATATTGATTCTATTTTGCGAAGTCCAAGAGCTCCTCCATTAATATACAGGCGCAGTAAAGGGCCAGTGCAAAATTCTATTAGGGAGAGCAGATTTGAGCACCTTCCGCTTACTATAGAAATGTGGGCAGATCAGCTAATGGCCTTAAAG GATTTGCATAGGTCCTTGAGAAAACTGTCTCTGGAATTGGTGCCCTGGCACACTGCAGGTCCACAGGATAACAGAGAATTCATACGAGTTGAAGACCTCCAGTTCACAGTAGATGCAATTTTGGAAGAAATAGAGAATAAGGAAAAG AACAGCCAGGCACTGCCCTTATCGACCGTGTTCGCAATAGTCTCTCACTTCCAGAAGTTGTTTGATGTGAATTCTCTCAGTGGCGTTTATCCACGAATGAATGAGGTTTACACAAAGCTTGGGGAAATGACCAACGCTATGAAAAATCTCCATGAGCTCCTGGAACTAG aCAGTTCAGCTCCACCCACTGTGGTAGTGAATACTGTTGGGAAACTGTGTGCCGTAATTAATGAGAACATGACTGAGCAGgtacagcagctgctggggacccAAGACATCCACAG AGATCAGTAA
- the CEP70 gene encoding centrosomal protein of 70 kDa isoform X2 has translation MHQGLEPVSLAAPQSCRSTSDAIVLDSQASRGIRLALKTLVEDTDRQQKMMQELLEANRCLRDEIRQERGRASRQEQRANDLENVVKNIKSNICQLEDETIAKVCQQQNQLKELQKDSQAKYQQQQEKLQEQEEVIAHLQKELRKVGMEEQRRVTTQNKMFCRFCKRAPTSLLDQQFLCLIDYYESQISQMKKELRQYKKDEDQVQREGKSKEEFLNLDATPNYRALLTSFQKQLIETKARNEQLLLENINLKKDLEIRPTAQELKLYKHQVKKLEKTLKKTIQSSGSSTRERTEEKKESESTTEVDQLQAVCQQYLEVLSHIDSILRSPRAPPLIYRRSKGPVQNSIRESRFEHLPLTIEMWADQLMALKDLHRSLRKLSLELVPWHTAGPQDNREFIRVEDLQFTVDAILEEIENKEKNSQALPLSTVFAIVSHFQKLFDVNSLSGVYPRMNEVYTKLGEMTNAMKNLHELLELDSSAPPTVVVNTVGKLCAVINENMTEQVQQLLGTQDIHSIINKLEEHKCFFPPFQALIQDLLCLLEISNLDDILPTVRNLKLVAS, from the exons ATGCATCAGGGCTTGGAACCGGTGAGCCTTGCTGCcccccagagctgcagaagcaCCTCAG ATGCGATAGTTTTAGACAGTCAAGCTTCTCGAGGAATAAGGCTTGCATTAAAAACGCTGGTGGAAGACACCGACCGACAGCAGAAGATGATGCAGGAGCTTCTGGAGGCTAATCGTTGTCTTAG agATGAGATACGACAGGAACGAGGTCGGGCATCTCGACAAGAACAACGGGCTAATGATTTGGAAAATGTGGTAAAAAACATTAAGTCCAATATTTGTCAGCTGGAAGATGAGACGATAGCTAAAGTTTGCCAGCAACAGAATCAACTCAAAGAACTTCAGAAAGATTCACAG GCCAAATATcaacagcaacaggaaaagctgcaagaaCAGGAAGAGGTTATTGCCCATTTGCAGAAGGAACTGCGCAAAGTTGGGATGGAAGAGCAACGTCGTGTTACCACTCAAAACAAGATGTTTTGTCGGTTTTGCAAAAGAGCCCCCACGTCTCTTCTAGATCAGCA gttccTTTGTCTGATTGATTATTATGAATCTCAAATTAGTCAAATGAAAAAGGAGCTCAG gCAATATAAAAAAGATGAAGACCAGGtacagagagaaggaaaaagcaaggaagaattCCTAAATCTAGATGCTACTCCTAATTATAGAGCGCTGCTTACG TCTTTTCAGAAACAACTTATTGAAACAAAAGCCAGGAATGAACAGCTTTTGCTTGAAAATATAAATCTTAAGAAGGATTTGGAAATAAG aCCAACTGCACAGGAATTAAAACTTTACAAGCACCAAGTGAAGAAACTGGAGaaaactttgaagaaaactATCCA ATCTTCGGGAAGTAGTACCAGAGAAAGAACcgaagaaaagaaagaatctgaGAGTACCACAGAAGTAGATCAGCTGCAGGCAGTTTGCCAGCAATACTTAGAG GTTTTGTCCCATATTGATTCTATTTTGCGAAGTCCAAGAGCTCCTCCATTAATATACAGGCGCAGTAAAGGGCCAGTGCAAAATTCTATTAGGGAGAGCAGATTTGAGCACCTTCCGCTTACTATAGAAATGTGGGCAGATCAGCTAATGGCCTTAAAG GATTTGCATAGGTCCTTGAGAAAACTGTCTCTGGAATTGGTGCCCTGGCACACTGCAGGTCCACAGGATAACAGAGAATTCATACGAGTTGAAGACCTCCAGTTCACAGTAGATGCAATTTTGGAAGAAATAGAGAATAAGGAAAAG AACAGCCAGGCACTGCCCTTATCGACCGTGTTCGCAATAGTCTCTCACTTCCAGAAGTTGTTTGATGTGAATTCTCTCAGTGGCGTTTATCCACGAATGAATGAGGTTTACACAAAGCTTGGGGAAATGACCAACGCTATGAAAAATCTCCATGAGCTCCTGGAACTAG aCAGTTCAGCTCCACCCACTGTGGTAGTGAATACTGTTGGGAAACTGTGTGCCGTAATTAATGAGAACATGACTGAGCAGgtacagcagctgctggggacccAAGACATCCACAG CATAATCAATAAGCTAGAAGAACACAAGTGCTTTTTTCCACCATTTCAAGCTCTCATTCAAGATTTGCTCTGTCTTCTAG AGATCAGTAACCTGGATGATATTTTACCAACTGTGCGAAATCTGAAATTGGTAGCCAGCTAA